In Candidatus Binataceae bacterium, a single genomic region encodes these proteins:
- a CDS encoding acetyl-CoA acetyltransferase produces the protein MGQSPVYILGGAQSDFARNWNKEGQHFVEVMRETATTAFSSSGLEPRDIKTAHVGNFAAELYAKQGQLGAFFLELDPAFAGLPTTRHEAACASGSVAILAASAEIEAGRYDCAAVVGLEQMKTVDTATGGDFLGTAGWYERECKGKEYPFPRLFGRLGDEYDKRFGLKDEYLAQISAVNYANARRNPLAQTRNWPRSENDPQQREKFNQAIAGRIKVRDCSQVSDGCAIVFLASEEFAAGYAKRVGRKLETIPQIRGWGHHTARMEFDAKVAESRDNPYVLPHTRQAILDAFARAGVKSVFAVNGIETHDCFTTSEYMAIDHFGITQPGESWKAIAEGVIEMGGKLPINPSGGLIGAGHPVGATGVRQMLDCYRQVTGTAGDYQVDGAKTFAMLNIGGSGTTSCAFVIGS, from the coding sequence ATGGGACAGTCACCGGTCTATATTCTAGGAGGAGCGCAGAGCGATTTCGCGCGCAACTGGAACAAGGAAGGCCAGCACTTTGTCGAAGTGATGCGTGAGACGGCGACGACCGCGTTCAGTTCCAGCGGCCTGGAGCCGCGCGACATCAAGACCGCGCACGTCGGTAATTTCGCCGCCGAACTCTATGCGAAGCAGGGACAGCTCGGGGCATTTTTCCTCGAACTCGATCCGGCCTTCGCCGGCCTGCCGACCACGCGTCATGAGGCGGCGTGCGCCTCGGGCTCGGTGGCGATTTTGGCGGCGTCGGCGGAGATCGAGGCCGGGCGCTACGACTGCGCGGCGGTGGTCGGCCTCGAGCAGATGAAAACCGTCGATACTGCCACCGGCGGCGATTTCCTCGGCACCGCGGGCTGGTACGAGCGTGAATGCAAGGGCAAGGAATATCCATTCCCGCGCCTGTTCGGACGGCTCGGCGACGAATATGACAAGCGCTTCGGTCTCAAGGACGAGTACCTGGCGCAGATCTCGGCCGTGAACTACGCCAACGCGCGACGCAATCCGTTGGCGCAGACGCGTAACTGGCCGCGCAGCGAGAACGATCCGCAACAGCGGGAAAAGTTCAACCAGGCGATCGCCGGACGGATCAAGGTGCGCGACTGCTCGCAGGTCAGCGACGGCTGCGCGATCGTTTTCCTGGCGTCGGAGGAGTTTGCCGCCGGCTATGCGAAACGGGTCGGGCGCAAGCTCGAAACCATCCCGCAGATTCGCGGCTGGGGCCATCATACGGCGCGGATGGAATTTGACGCCAAAGTCGCCGAGAGCCGCGATAACCCCTACGTACTGCCGCACACCCGTCAGGCGATACTCGACGCCTTCGCGCGCGCCGGAGTTAAATCCGTATTCGCGGTCAACGGGATCGAGACGCATGACTGCTTTACGACCTCGGAATACATGGCGATCGATCATTTCGGAATAACGCAGCCCGGTGAATCGTGGAAGGCGATCGCGGAGGGCGTAATCGAGATGGGTGGGAAGCTGCCGATCAATCCGAGCGGCGGGCTGATCGGCGCGGGTCATCCGGTCGGCGCGACCGGGGTGCGTCAGATGCTCGATTGTTATCGGCAGGTGACCGGCACGGCGGGCGACTATCAGGTGGACGGCGCGAAGACCTTCGCGATGCTTAATATCGGCGGCAGCGGCACGACCAGTTGCGCGTTTGTGATCGGCAGCTAA
- a CDS encoding SMR family transporter, producing the protein MNFAFAQLITAAMVYALGGLCMKLSDGLSRPLPTALLFILFALGAGLQALGMRRADLGVAYILVLGLEAVAALALSVFVLGESCSPSRLGAVAMVIIGILWLRRT; encoded by the coding sequence ATGAATTTTGCCTTCGCACAATTGATTACGGCGGCTATGGTCTATGCGCTCGGCGGGCTCTGCATGAAGCTTTCTGACGGACTGTCGCGGCCGCTGCCCACGGCGCTGCTGTTCATCCTGTTTGCGCTCGGGGCGGGATTGCAGGCGCTCGGGATGCGACGTGCCGATCTCGGCGTCGCTTACATTCTGGTCCTGGGACTGGAGGCCGTGGCCGCGCTCGCGCTCAGCGTCTTTGTCCTGGGCGAGAGCTGTTCGCCGTCGCGGCTCGGCGCGGTCGCGATGGTGATTATCGGGATCCTCTGGTTACGCCGGACGTAA
- a CDS encoding GNAT family N-acetyltransferase — MTKSSPVRIVEINDRAAMEQAWALRRVVFIEEQQIPEDIEMDADDAHAFHVLAFEGDTPVGCGRMVTHSNQVKIGRMAVLKARRGEGIGRQLLEYLIEAARRRKFRTALLHAQLHAEGFYLKNGFLPVGEIFDEAGIAHRAMTREL; from the coding sequence ATGACGAAGAGCTCGCCTGTCCGGATTGTCGAAATCAACGATCGTGCTGCGATGGAGCAGGCGTGGGCGCTGCGCCGAGTCGTCTTTATTGAGGAACAGCAGATCCCAGAGGACATCGAAATGGACGCGGACGATGCGCACGCGTTCCATGTCCTCGCGTTCGAGGGTGATACGCCCGTCGGATGCGGCCGCATGGTCACGCATAGCAATCAGGTCAAGATTGGCCGGATGGCGGTGCTGAAAGCGCGGCGCGGTGAAGGCATCGGGCGCCAGCTCCTCGAATATCTGATCGAGGCGGCGCGGCGGCGCAAGTTCCGCACGGCGCTCCTTCATGCGCAGCTCCACGCTGAGGGTTTTTATCTCAAGAATGGGTTTCTCCCCGTGGGCGAGATTTTCGACGAGGCCGGCATTGCTCATCGCGCGATGACGCGCGAGCTCTAG
- a CDS encoding Sir2 family NAD-dependent protein deacetylase — protein sequence MAQTVAKATDRELLEAARAMLDADYPIALTGAGISVESGIPPFRGPGGLWTKHGEPPMNGYQIFLNDPKKGWEERLRRQNDELWGPLKVARPNPGHIAMAELEALGALRFLITQNVDDLHRQAGQQALAEIHGNWKLIRCIECNNRFAAEQISLEHLPPACPRCEGLLKADTVAFGEPIPRDVLADCIEHSARADLALVAGTSATVYPAAGFALEVKQHGGVLIEANLYESEITPLCDFSLRGATGEILPRLTAAVSELRKAKLS from the coding sequence ATGGCGCAAACAGTAGCGAAGGCCACCGATCGTGAACTGCTTGAAGCGGCGCGAGCAATGCTGGACGCCGACTACCCGATCGCGCTGACCGGGGCCGGGATTTCAGTTGAGAGCGGGATTCCGCCGTTTCGCGGACCGGGCGGTCTGTGGACCAAGCACGGCGAGCCGCCGATGAACGGCTATCAAATCTTCCTCAACGATCCGAAAAAGGGTTGGGAGGAACGGCTCCGGCGGCAGAATGACGAGCTGTGGGGGCCGCTCAAAGTGGCCAGACCCAATCCGGGCCATATCGCGATGGCGGAATTGGAAGCGCTTGGCGCGCTGCGTTTTCTGATTACGCAAAACGTCGATGATCTCCATCGGCAGGCCGGCCAGCAAGCGCTCGCCGAGATTCACGGCAACTGGAAGCTGATCCGCTGTATCGAGTGCAACAATCGCTTTGCCGCGGAACAGATCAGCCTCGAGCACCTGCCGCCCGCCTGTCCGCGATGCGAAGGCCTGCTCAAGGCCGATACGGTGGCGTTCGGCGAGCCGATTCCGCGCGACGTGCTGGCGGATTGTATAGAGCATTCGGCGCGCGCCGATCTCGCACTCGTCGCCGGCACCTCGGCGACGGTCTATCCGGCGGCGGGCTTCGCGCTCGAGGTCAAGCAGCACGGGGGCGTACTGATTGAAGCAAATCTCTACGAATCGGAGATCACGCCGCTGTGCGACTTCAGCCTGCGCGGAGCGACCGGCGAAATCCTGCCGCGGCTGACCGCCGCGGTCTCCGAGCTGCGCAAGGCAAAGCTGTCCTGA